AAATACAAAAGTAGATATAATAATAGTACTTCTTATCAGTATTCATTTCAACCGCTGTCGATACTCCGTGGGAGACATTCCCAATTCCCGACGCACGTAGCGACTGAAAAAGGAGGCGCTGGAGAAGTGGAGTGTATCGGC
This Catalinimonas alkaloidigena DNA region includes the following protein-coding sequences:
- a CDS encoding AraC family transcriptional regulator, whose translation is ADTLHFSSASFFSRYVRRELGMSPTEYRQRLK